The sequence below is a genomic window from Opitutia bacterium.
CGACTTCGTGCCTTGGTTGCGCGAACGCCGGCAGGACTTCGACGCCGTGCTCGTGCACGGGCTCTGGCAGTATCCGGGTCTGGGCACATGGCGAGCGCTGCACGGCACTTCCACGCCCTACCTCGTCTACTGCCACGGCATGCTGGATCCGTGGTTCAAGCGCACCTACCCGCTGAAGCACGCGAAGAAGTGGCTCTATTGGCCTTGGGCGGAGTATCGCGTGCTGCGCGACGCTGCGCGCGTGCTCTTCACTTGCGAAGAGGAGCGCCGGCTGGCGCGACAAAGCTTCTGGCTCTACCGCGCAAAGGAGGAAGTGGTTCCGCTCGGTCTGCCGGAACCGCCGGTCGAGAGTGCGCGGCAGCGGGAGGCGTTTCGCGCGCTCGCCCCCGCGCTCGCAGACCGGCCCTTTCTGCTTTTTCTCGGGCGGCTGCATCCGAAGAAAGGCCTCGAGGAACTGCTCCGCGGCTACGCGGCCGCCCGCTCCGGCGGAGGCGACTGGCCCGATCTCGTGATCGCGGGGCCGTGCCGCGACGAATCCTACCGCGCGGCGCTGCAGGGACTCGCTGCCGAGCTTAAAGCGACCGCCGTGGTGCATTGGCTGCCGATGATTGAAGGCGACGCAAAATGGGGCGCGCTGCGCGCGTGCGCGGCGTTCGTCTTGGTCTCGCATCAGGAAAATTTCGGCCTGGCCGTGGTCGAGGCGCTCGCGTGCCGTCGGCCGGTTCTGATCAGCGATCAGGTCAACGTGTGGCGCGAGATTGTGGCGGATGGCGCGGGCTTCGCCGCGCCGGACTCGGTGGCGGGCGCGACGCAGCTGCTGCAACGCTGGGCGAACTGTGCCCGCGATGAGCGCGAACAGACCGCCCGCGCGGCGCGCGACTGCTTCGCACGGCGCTTCGCGATCGACACGGCGGTCGCGCGGCTCGAAGCGGTCGTCGAGGAGACGCTTGCAGACTCGACGCGCGCGGGCACATCGACAACGCTCCGCTCCGCCCCATGAGCCGTCAGCCTCTCGTCCGCCGCCAATTGCCCGGCCGTCACACGCCGTGGAGTTTCCGCCGCCGCGTGGCGATGCTCGCTTGGGATTTCGCGTGGCCGCTGCTGTGTCGCTGGACGCCCAAACCGCTGAACCCCTGGCGCCTCGTCGTGCTGCGCGTGTTCGGGGCGAAGATCGTCGGCACGCCGTTCGTGCACCAACGCGCGCGCATTCAGCTGCCGTGGAACATCGAATTGCACGATGCCGCGTGCGTCGGCGACCGCGCGAATCTCTACTCGCTCGACCGCATCACGCTGCACGCCGGTGCGCTCGTGGCGCAGGAAGCTTATTTGTGCACCGGCACGCACGATCTCGCGGATGCCGAGTGGCCGCTGATGACGGCGCCGATCGTGGTGGGCGCGCGCGCGTTCGTGGGTGCGCGAGCGTTCGTGTTGCCGGGCATCACGATTGGTGAACGGGCGGTCGTCGGCGCGATGAGTGTGGTCACGCGCGAGGTGCCGGCGGGCGCTTGCGTGCGCGGCAATCCGGCCCGCTAACGGCCCGGCGCCCGTTGGAACGAAAAACGCCAGCCGAGCGGCTGGCGTGGGACGAAGTCTAGCGCGGGAGCGTGAGCGGATCAGTCGTCGCGGCGCCCGCCGACGAGCAGCAAGAGGATATGGAGCAAGCTGCCGAGCGACGCGACGAACGCGGCAACGTAGGTCAACGCAGCGGCGTCGAGAGTTTCGTGCACTCCGTCCATCTCATCGCGGCCGATGATGCCGAGATTTACGAGTTGGGCTTTGGCACGACGGCTTGCGTCGAACTCGACGGGAAGAGTGACCAGTTGAAAGAGACAAATGACCGCGAGAGCAACCGCGCCAAGCATCAGGAAGATACCGCCGGCGGCTTTCGCGCCGAGCACGATGCCGATGATGATCAACAGTTGTGAGGCGCCGGAGGCGATCTGCGTGGCGGGCACGAGCGTCTGACGGACTGTCATCATGCCGTAGCCCACCTTGTGCTGGATGGCGTGTCCGGCTTCGTGCGCCGCGACGCCGAGAGCGGCGAGGCTCGTGCCGTCGTAATTGTGCTCGGAGAGCGCAAGCCGGCGGTTCGAGGGGTCGTAATGGTCGGAGAGCTCGCCCTCCACGCGGACGATTTCGACGTCGTGAATGCCCGCGCTTTCCATCACGGCCGCCGCGGCCTCGCGACCGGTGATACGACCACGCGAGGGGATTTCGACGTTCTTGCGATAGGCGCTCATCACACGCATCTGCGCGTAGAGGCCGAATAGCATGGGAACAATGATGAGGATGATCCAGAGCAGCATGGTTGAAAATGGGTTCGCGTCTAAAATCCGCAGCGAGACGGATTTTTCCAGTGAAATTCAGCGAGCTGGAAACAGCCCGGCGGCCGTGTAATCCCTCACCAACGGAACGCGGCGGACACGGACCATTGTCGCGGCGAAGCGGGCACGGCCGGGATCTCCTGAAACGCCGAGTCCCATAGGTTGTCCACCAAGGCCGAGAACTCCCAGCCACGGAGCGCCGGCGGAGCGAAGTGGAGTCCGAGCGAGGAGACCACGGCGCGATCGCCACCGATGACACGCAGGAAATTCGGCGCCTGGACGCGATACTCGTTGTCCGACCGCAGTTCGACGCCGTGGCCGACGCGCCAACGAATCGCCGCGGTCGCGCGATGCTCCGGGAAATTCAAGGCATAGAAACTCGCATCGACGAGCGCCGCACCGTAGTCGCTGCGCTTGTGCAGCCACGCATAGCTGAACGTGAGATCGACACGCGCGCAGTGCCGAGTGGCCAGAACCTCGATCCCGTCGGTGACCGTGTCCACGGGATTGGCGGTGCGCGCCGTGACGCCGCGACGGAAAGTCCAATCCACCAAGCGGTCATCCCATCGCCGAAAAACCGCCGTCTCGACCGACCAGCCGCGGACGGCAAACGCTGCACTCAGCTCAAGGTTCCGCGCGCGCGAGCGGGAGAGATTGGGATTCCCGCGGAAAAGGCCACTGGTCGCGGAGGAGTTCAGCGCGGTGTAGGACGGCAGCTGGGTCGCTTCGGAATATTCACCGCGGATCATGCGTCCCTCCACGCCGCGCCATTCGAGCTCCGCGATCGGCGACCAAGCGGATCCGTCGCGATCGGAATGGTCGAACGCCGCGCCGGCGCGAGCGGTCACCCGGCCTGCGCTGGTGGGCGCCGATAACTCGGGCAACAGCGTGACCTTTTCGATCGAGCGCTCATTGAAGCGCCCGAACGTCAACGCCGTCGACTCGAGACGATCCCGCTGCGCCTCGAAGGAATAGCCGAGCGCTGCGGTGGCGAATTGCACGCGCCCCCTCGTGGCGAGGCCACGCAACCATGTCGTGTGTTGGAACGGGTTCGACGCGCCGGGAACGAGGCGGTTGAACTCGTAGTCGTCCTTGTTGCGCCGATAGAAGGCCGCCGCCTGAAACTCGCTGCCCGCCTGGCTGCGCCACGAGTGGTTGAGCGCGATCAACACTGTCTGCAGGTTCTCGGTTTCGTTGAAACCAAACGGCGTGTAGAGGTTGGGCCAGCCGAAGAATTTGTGCTGATAACCGGCGAACAGGTCCGTCTGCGACCGCGAATCCGACGAGCGGCGCTGCATGCGCGCCGCAACGCGCGAAAAATCGTGATCACCGAACGCAATCGCACCGTCGGATTGCGATCGCGCCCACGAGACATCGCCGCCGACGCCATTGGGCGAATCGGACGCACGGCCAAGATAGATCGCCTGCCGGTCATAGCCATGGGCCCCGGCGGCCACCGCGACCCGACCGCCCGTGCGCACAGGTGCCCAGCCGTATTCCACCGAGCCCGTGCCGGCATTGAAGCCGCGAGCGGCGTTGGCGGCACCCGTGGCCACAGCGGGAGCCCCCAGCATTTCCGGGGCGACGGGGAGCTCGAAAAGATAGTGTCCCGTCTGGGGGTCCGCCACCGCCGCAGCGCCAATCCGGACGCCGGTCGACTCAAACACACCTCCGCGCACGCTCACGTCAGCTTGAGCCTCGGCAAAGCTACGGGCCTGAACATCAACGCGCGGCTCAAAACGCAATGCCGTGACGGCCATTCCCAACGTGCCCGCCGCCTCGTCATTGGCCACGCGAACCTCATTCACCACAAACTCGGGGAGTTTTTTTGCCGTTCCGTCGTCGGCGGCGGCGAGCAGGCGCAACGCAAAGAGCGTCGCTACGCCAACGAATTTCGCCACCGCTCGTGTCGCTTTCGCAGCAATGTTTCTGTTCTCTTGAATCAAACTTAACATGAATGAGAAAAAGAAACCGCTGCGAAGGTCGCAGCGGTGATCAGTCCGTTTCGAGACGAGCGAGATTACTCGCCGTCGTTGCCGATGGCCTCGACGGGGCAACCTTCGAGAGCCTCCATGCAGAGCGCCGTTTCTTCCTCGGTGGCAGGCTGCTTGTGGACGAAAGAGTAACCGCCCTCATCGTGGCGGGTGAAAAAACCGGGCGCCGTCTCGCGGCAAAGATCGCAATCAATGCACTGCTGATCGACGTAGAACTTTCCAGCGGCGTTTTCTTTCCACTTCTCTGCTTTGTTGGCCATGGGCGGATACAAGGATTTTGAAATACGGTGTCAAGCGGGCGAACCCTTCCGCCTCACCGGTCCGCGTCATGTTAACGGCGGAGCCCGGGCTTGTATTTGGAAGGGGCGCGCGTAAGTTTCGCTCGATGCTTTCGGACCGCTCTTACATGCGCTCGGATTATCCGCGCGAGGCCACCTCGGCGCTCACTTGGATTCTCAGTGCTGTCATCGCGGGCTCAGTGCTGCAGCTCGTTTTTGAGCGCTTCTTTAACAGCGGAGCATTCCAGCAACTTTTTGCGCTCACACCAGCCGGGCTCTGGCACGGTGAAGTGTGGCGTTTGGTGACTTACTCTTTGCTCCACGGAGGGCTGCTTCATTTTGTCCTCAACTGCCTCGGCCTGTTTTTGATCGGACGAGAGATTGCGCCGATTCTCGGTTCGCGCGGGCTGATCCAGTTCTACCTCGGAACCGCGATCATGGGTGGACTGCTCTGGGTCGCGACCCACTCGTGGGGCGCGACGCCGTTCCCCCTGGTCGGGGCATCAGGCGTTCTCGCCGGCATGTTCGTCTTTTTTGCCTGCGTCGCGCCGGAGCGCGAAATCACCTTCCTCCTCTTCTTCGTGTTGCCGGTCACACTGAAGCCGAAATTCCTCGCGTGGATTCTCCTCGGAATCGACGCGTTGGGATACCTTTTCAGCGAGCTCCCCGGCGGCACGTTCGACACCGGCATCGCCCACTCCGCGCACCTCGGTGGCATGCTCGCCGGCTGGCTCTACTATCGGTTCTTTTTTGCCCGAAACGGTCTGGATCGCGCAACCGAAGCCACATTCCGACTCCCGCAAATCTTCCGCCGGAAGAAACAGGCGGCAGCACCGTCACCAGTTTCCGGCTCGGCCGCCACCGGGTCCAATCCGCCCGCCAACCTTCGCGCGGAGGTCGATCGCATTCTCGACAAGATAAATTCGCACGGCTTCGGCGCTCTTACTGAGCAGGAGAAACGCCTGCTCGACGATGCCAAGGACCTCCTCAGCCGCCGTTGACGCCCTTAAGGTCGCCCACCGCGCGCCGATGTGGAGCCGTTTGCCCCGCGCAAGCGCCGCACTTTCCGCCGGCTTCGCCGCATCGAGACCGTAATTCAACGAATTAAGAAACAAACTCCCGCCCCGCGCGACTAACTCCTCCGCATGCGCCTTCCACGCCTTCTTCGCACCGTTCTCTGGCTTGCCGCCGTGCCTGTGGCCTTCGCGATCACCGATCGCGATTACTCCACGAATCCCCTCATGCAAAATGAGGTGCGCACGCTCAAGCAGATGCTCGACTACGTGCACTTCAACCGCAACGGCATCAAGGCGGACGATTACCCCAAACTGATCACCGACTACATGGCGCTCCTCGACCCGCAGCGCCTCTATTTCACCGCCGCCGACGAACAGGCCCTCCGCCGCCTCTACGGCGCCAACATGGAGAACGATCTCGCCTATCGCGGAAACATCGACGCCGCGTTCAAAATCTACGGCCTCTTCGAGCAACGCGCCCGCTCCCGCGTCACTTGGGTGAAAGACCAACTCGCCAAGGACATCGATCTCACCGCCGACGAGACCTACACGATCGACCGCACCAAAGGCCCCTGGCCCGCCGACGCCACGGAAGCCGATTCCATCTGGGCCCGCCGCCTCAAGGCGGAGCTGATCAACGAGCTCCTCAACAAGAAGACGATCGAGGCCGCCAAGGCCACCATCACCAAACGCTTCGACCGCTTCCTCAAGAACACCGCCGAAGTCCAGCCCTCGGAGATCGAAGCCCGCTTCCTCACCGCGCTCACCCGCCTCTACGACCCGCACTCCTCCTATTTCTCCGCCAGCGACCTCGACGACTTCAACGTCGACATCAACCTTCACCTCGTCGGCATCGGCGCCGTCCTCACCGTCGACGAGGAAGGCTACTGCAAGATCGTCAGCATCGTCCCCGGCGGCCCCGCCGATCTGACCGGCAAGCTCAAACCCAACGACAAGATCATCGCCGTGC
It includes:
- a CDS encoding ferredoxin → MANKAEKWKENAAGKFYVDQQCIDCDLCRETAPGFFTRHDEGGYSFVHKQPATEEETALCMEALEGCPVEAIGNDGE
- a CDS encoding TonB-dependent receptor; amino-acid sequence: MQRRSSDSRSQTDLFAGYQHKFFGWPNLYTPFGFNETENLQTVLIALNHSWRSQAGSEFQAAAFYRRNKDDYEFNRLVPGASNPFQHTTWLRGLATRGRVQFATAALGYSFEAQRDRLESTALTFGRFNERSIEKVTLLPELSAPTSAGRVTARAGAAFDHSDRDGSAWSPIAELEWRGVEGRMIRGEYSEATQLPSYTALNSSATSGLFRGNPNLSRSRARNLELSAAFAVRGWSVETAVFRRWDDRLVDWTFRRGVTARTANPVDTVTDGIEVLATRHCARVDLTFSYAWLHKRSDYGAALVDASFYALNFPEHRATAAIRWRVGHGVELRSDNEYRVQAPNFLRVIGGDRAVVSSLGLHFAPPALRGWEFSALVDNLWDSAFQEIPAVPASPRQWSVSAAFRW
- a CDS encoding putative colanic acid biosynthesis acetyltransferase produces the protein MSRQPLVRRQLPGRHTPWSFRRRVAMLAWDFAWPLLCRWTPKPLNPWRLVVLRVFGAKIVGTPFVHQRARIQLPWNIELHDAACVGDRANLYSLDRITLHAGALVAQEAYLCTGTHDLADAEWPLMTAPIVVGARAFVGARAFVLPGITIGERAVVGAMSVVTREVPAGACVRGNPAR
- a CDS encoding rhomboid family intramembrane serine protease yields the protein MLSDRSYMRSDYPREATSALTWILSAVIAGSVLQLVFERFFNSGAFQQLFALTPAGLWHGEVWRLVTYSLLHGGLLHFVLNCLGLFLIGREIAPILGSRGLIQFYLGTAIMGGLLWVATHSWGATPFPLVGASGVLAGMFVFFACVAPEREITFLLFFVLPVTLKPKFLAWILLGIDALGYLFSELPGGTFDTGIAHSAHLGGMLAGWLYYRFFFARNGLDRATEATFRLPQIFRRKKQAAAPSPVSGSAATGSNPPANLRAEVDRILDKINSHGFGALTEQEKRLLDDAKDLLSRR
- a CDS encoding glycosyltransferase produces the protein MPRRLLHVVRSLRAETGGVATAVRQLTTALQARGHAVAIASLDPADAGQPDLSVVGRSSAGYGYAGDFVPWLRERRQDFDAVLVHGLWQYPGLGTWRALHGTSTPYLVYCHGMLDPWFKRTYPLKHAKKWLYWPWAEYRVLRDAARVLFTCEEERRLARQSFWLYRAKEEVVPLGLPEPPVESARQREAFRALAPALADRPFLLFLGRLHPKKGLEELLRGYAAARSGGGDWPDLVIAGPCRDESYRAALQGLAAELKATAVVHWLPMIEGDAKWGALRACAAFVLVSHQENFGLAVVEALACRRPVLISDQVNVWREIVADGAGFAAPDSVAGATQLLQRWANCARDEREQTARAARDCFARRFAIDTAVARLEAVVEETLADSTRAGTSTTLRSAP
- a CDS encoding zinc metallopeptidase; the protein is MLLWIILIIVPMLFGLYAQMRVMSAYRKNVEIPSRGRITGREAAAAVMESAGIHDVEIVRVEGELSDHYDPSNRRLALSEHNYDGTSLAALGVAAHEAGHAIQHKVGYGMMTVRQTLVPATQIASGASQLLIIIGIVLGAKAAGGIFLMLGAVALAVICLFQLVTLPVEFDASRRAKAQLVNLGIIGRDEMDGVHETLDAAALTYVAAFVASLGSLLHILLLLVGGRRDD